A single Sporosarcina sp. FSL W8-0480 DNA region contains:
- the spoIIAB gene encoding anti-sigma F factor: MRNEMTLSFVAIEENEALARMAMTCFITPLDPTLEEISEFKTIVSEAVTNAIIHGYNCDGKSLVTIHAVIDDNKVTMTVEDKGEGIFDVEQAMEPMFTTKPLMERSGMGFTIMESFSDSLSVDSTLGNGTVVRFEKTFSPVTEVSRMR; encoded by the coding sequence ATGAGAAATGAAATGACATTATCGTTCGTTGCGATTGAAGAAAATGAAGCGTTGGCAAGAATGGCGATGACTTGTTTCATCACACCACTCGATCCGACACTTGAAGAAATTTCAGAGTTCAAAACAATTGTCTCAGAAGCCGTCACTAACGCAATTATCCATGGATATAATTGCGACGGTAAAAGTTTAGTTACGATTCACGCTGTAATTGACGACAACAAAGTTACAATGACCGTAGAGGACAAAGGTGAAGGGATTTTTGACGTTGAACAAGCTATGGAGCCGATGTTTACTACAAAGCCATTAATGGAAAGATCCGGAATGGGATTCACCATTATGGAAAGCTTTTCCGACAGTCTATCAGTAGATTCAACACTTGGAAACGGAACGGTAGTACGATTTGAGAAAACGTTTTCTCCGGTCACGGAAGTAAGCAGAATGAGGTGA
- a CDS encoding segregation/condensation protein A yields MTYKVKLEAFEGPLDLLLHLINRLEIDIYDIPMAELTNQYIEHLHAMRVLQLDELSEYLVLAATLLEIKSKMLLPVHEGEALDDSSDFEMEEDPRDELVARLVEYKKYKEAAISLKESAEERSVHFTKLPEDLSQYGELTVPETEDKLSVFDLIGAFQKMLERKKLRAPLTASIMRAEVSVSEKMDHIMIILERQGGSCAFDSLFEEGDIEGLVVTFLSLLELMKRSDIVVLQDSNFGKMTVSTGKEENYGNNR; encoded by the coding sequence ATGACATATAAAGTAAAGCTTGAAGCCTTCGAAGGGCCTCTCGATCTATTATTACATTTAATCAACCGACTTGAAATCGATATTTACGATATACCAATGGCAGAACTCACAAATCAATACATCGAACACCTCCATGCTATGCGTGTATTGCAACTAGATGAACTAAGCGAGTATCTTGTATTAGCCGCCACTTTACTTGAAATAAAAAGCAAAATGCTATTACCTGTACATGAAGGAGAAGCGTTGGATGATTCGTCCGACTTTGAAATGGAGGAGGACCCACGGGACGAACTGGTCGCCCGATTGGTCGAATACAAAAAATATAAAGAAGCAGCAATTTCACTAAAAGAATCGGCAGAAGAACGATCTGTACATTTTACAAAACTTCCCGAGGACCTATCTCAATACGGAGAATTGACCGTCCCTGAAACAGAGGACAAACTAAGTGTGTTTGACCTTATCGGAGCATTTCAAAAAATGCTTGAAAGGAAAAAACTTCGTGCACCACTTACTGCTAGTATAATGAGGGCAGAGGTTTCTGTTAGTGAAAAGATGGATCATATTATGATTATACTTGAAAGGCAAGGCGGCAGCTGTGCTTTCGATTCACTTTTCGAAGAAGGGGATATAGAAGGGTTAGTCGTAACGTTTTTATCGTTATTAGAGTTGATGAAACGGTCGGATATCGTAGTTTTACAAGACAGTAATTTCGGCAAAATGACAGTATCGACCGGGAAGGAGGAGAACTATGGAAACAATCGATGA
- a CDS encoding spore germination protein: MAKLFTSLKESEKWFESKFGKGETFDATAKTVHLWGMPVMMFYINGLIDGQTLTTLLVEMQEGFEKNDENKDDPEWFLNYFPYYALEDVDERDTLLTSILSGLVGFILPNGFAFVADLRSSPGRNPEEPDTEKVIRGSRDGFTENIIINTALVRRRLKTEDLRFEMHSTSVNGKTDIAITYMKGAASEEHLSLIRKRLDEIKHDGLTMTDKSLEEFLFKQRFHPMPFVRFTERPDITAAYLLEGRIAVIVDTSPSVILVPTTIFDHLQHAEEYRQSPFTGTFVRWLRLFGALISMILLPFWYLLATHQQYLPVMLNYIGPNDPGSVPLIVQILLADIGIEVLRMAAIHTPNPLSTAMGLVAAIVIGQVAIEVGLFTGEVILYVAVSAVFTFAIPSFELSLTTKIFRVFILVLTAVLGAPGFFLGIVFLVYYLACLKPMGIPYLWPLLPFFPRAMQRVIIRYPMTIDAPRPFIADSPNRDRLS, encoded by the coding sequence ATGGCGAAGTTATTTACATCTTTGAAGGAATCAGAAAAATGGTTTGAAAGTAAATTTGGCAAAGGCGAAACATTCGATGCGACCGCAAAAACGGTTCACTTATGGGGCATGCCGGTAATGATGTTCTATATTAATGGCCTCATTGATGGACAGACATTGACAACTCTTTTGGTAGAGATGCAAGAAGGATTCGAAAAAAACGATGAGAATAAAGATGATCCTGAATGGTTTTTAAATTATTTCCCTTACTACGCTTTAGAAGATGTCGATGAACGGGATACATTACTCACATCTATTTTAAGCGGTTTAGTAGGATTTATTTTACCGAACGGATTTGCGTTCGTCGCGGATTTACGTAGTTCACCGGGGAGAAATCCAGAGGAACCCGATACCGAAAAGGTCATTAGAGGTTCGAGGGACGGATTTACTGAAAATATAATCATTAATACTGCACTTGTAAGAAGAAGATTAAAGACGGAAGATCTCCGTTTTGAAATGCATTCTACATCAGTGAATGGTAAAACGGATATTGCAATCACATATATGAAAGGTGCTGCCAGTGAGGAGCATCTTTCACTTATTCGGAAGAGACTTGATGAGATCAAGCACGATGGCCTGACGATGACTGATAAGTCTTTGGAGGAATTTCTTTTCAAGCAAAGATTTCATCCAATGCCATTTGTTCGTTTTACGGAAAGGCCAGACATTACTGCCGCATACTTATTAGAGGGCCGTATCGCCGTTATTGTCGATACTTCTCCATCCGTGATTTTAGTTCCGACAACCATTTTTGATCATTTACAACATGCTGAGGAGTATCGACAATCTCCATTTACCGGAACTTTTGTAAGATGGCTACGGTTATTTGGAGCACTAATCAGCATGATTCTCCTCCCGTTTTGGTATTTGCTTGCAACCCATCAACAATATTTGCCGGTAATGTTAAATTATATTGGACCAAATGATCCAGGGTCTGTTCCATTAATCGTACAAATACTTTTGGCAGATATAGGCATTGAGGTACTCCGAATGGCGGCCATCCATACACCGAATCCGCTATCCACTGCAATGGGACTAGTAGCGGCTATCGTTATTGGACAAGTGGCGATCGAGGTTGGTTTGTTTACAGGAGAAGTAATTTTATATGTGGCTGTTAGTGCGGTCTTTACATTTGCAATCCCATCTTTCGAATTAAGTCTAACAACAAAAATATTCAGAGTCTTCATCTTAGTATTAACCGCCGTATTGGGAGCCCCAGGATTCTTCTTAGGAATTGTTTTCCTTGTCTACTACTTGGCATGCCTTAAACCGATGGGTATTCCATACTTATGGCCACTTTTACCGTTTTTCCCGCGGGCGATGCAGCGTGTAATTATTAGATATCCGATGACAATAGATGCGCCAAGACCTTTTATAGCTGACTCTCCTAATAGGGATAGGCTGTCGTAA
- a CDS encoding anti-sigma factor antagonist (This anti-anti-sigma factor, or anti-sigma factor antagonist, belongs to a family that includes characterized members SpoIIAA, RsbV, RsfA, and RsfB.), which yields MAEIKQIDGIMVVTLAGELDNLEANKIRSTISSSIFTGKIRGIVWDLSRLGFMDSAGIGLILGRMRDLAPFNGETIIVNPSPTMEKIFNFSGLGSNIRHGSVDSVIGEIGGVLYEK from the coding sequence ATGGCTGAAATTAAACAAATTGATGGCATTATGGTAGTAACATTGGCAGGGGAGTTGGACAATCTTGAAGCAAACAAGATTCGTTCCACTATATCTTCCTCCATCTTCACGGGGAAAATACGGGGAATCGTTTGGGATTTGAGCCGGCTTGGATTCATGGATAGCGCAGGGATTGGACTTATTTTAGGAAGAATGCGCGATCTTGCACCATTCAATGGAGAAACCATCATCGTAAATCCATCTCCTACGATGGAAAAGATTTTCAACTTTTCAGGTTTGGGTTCTAATATCAGGCATGGCTCAGTCGACAGTGTAATCGGTGAAATCGGAGGGGTCTTATATGAGAAATGA
- a CDS encoding GNAT family N-acetyltransferase, whose amino-acid sequence MLLRYKKAYEKIAMGLLSYMPGEKVVKKLQETIYKYENDEHWHLYLLKQGEDFIGLVGVVVDESSYTVIHLSVNPSFRGEGIGTEMILKLAALYPGLECKGNDYTKSFMIKCLNREDKSE is encoded by the coding sequence ATACTTTTACGATATAAAAAGGCATATGAAAAAATTGCAATGGGCTTGCTCTCATATATGCCGGGAGAAAAGGTCGTTAAAAAACTGCAGGAAACGATTTATAAATATGAGAATGATGAACATTGGCATCTATACCTTCTAAAACAAGGTGAAGACTTCATTGGCCTTGTTGGTGTAGTAGTGGATGAAAGTTCATATACGGTCATACATTTATCGGTTAATCCGTCGTTCCGTGGCGAGGGAATTGGTACGGAAATGATTTTGAAGTTAGCAGCACTATATCCCGGTTTGGAATGTAAGGGCAATGATTATACAAAATCCTTTATGATCAAGTGTTTAAACAGGGAAGATAAATCGGAATAA
- a CDS encoding pyrimidine-nucleoside phosphorylase, with protein MFRMVDIIEKKRDGETLTREEITFFIDGYTNGSIPDYQASAFLMAVYFNGMTAEEQGHLTMAMVESGDQIDLSAIEGVKVDKHSTGGVGDTTTLILVPLVAACGVPVAKMSGRGLGHTGGTLDKLESIEGFHIELTEEQFVKQVNDLKLAVIGQSGNLTPADKKLYSLRDVTATVNSIPLIASSIMSKKIAAGADAIVLDVKTGDGAFMKTEEDAEALAHSMVSIGHQVGRDTVAVISDMSQPLGYAIGNALEIKEAIDTLKGQGPEDLTELCFVLGSKMIVAGKKADSIEEARKMLEKVIADGSALELFGKLIEAQGGDARIIHDTSLLPTAKYEIEVPALASGTISKMEADEIGVAAMLLGAGRATKEDEIDLAVGIILNKKIGDSVATGEPLATIHSNNENVAKSIELIQKHIHISDNVQEKPELIKKLITE; from the coding sequence ATGTTCAGAATGGTTGATATTATTGAGAAAAAAAGGGACGGGGAAACATTAACGAGAGAAGAAATAACATTTTTCATCGATGGATATACAAATGGGTCCATACCGGATTATCAGGCAAGTGCATTTCTAATGGCAGTATATTTCAATGGGATGACTGCAGAAGAACAAGGGCATTTGACGATGGCCATGGTGGAATCAGGCGATCAAATCGATTTATCTGCTATTGAAGGAGTCAAGGTAGATAAGCACTCAACAGGTGGGGTAGGGGATACAACAACTCTTATTCTTGTGCCGTTAGTGGCGGCATGCGGTGTACCTGTTGCCAAAATGAGTGGAAGAGGTTTAGGTCATACTGGAGGAACGCTTGACAAGCTTGAATCAATTGAAGGTTTTCATATCGAACTTACAGAAGAACAATTCGTCAAACAGGTGAATGATCTTAAACTTGCTGTCATCGGGCAAAGTGGCAACTTGACACCTGCTGATAAAAAGCTGTATTCCTTACGGGATGTAACTGCAACTGTAAATAGCATTCCACTAATTGCAAGTTCAATTATGAGTAAAAAAATTGCCGCAGGTGCCGATGCAATCGTTTTGGACGTCAAAACAGGTGACGGGGCATTTATGAAAACGGAGGAAGACGCTGAAGCATTGGCACATTCTATGGTATCGATTGGCCATCAAGTCGGTCGTGACACAGTTGCCGTCATTTCGGACATGAGTCAACCTTTAGGATACGCAATCGGAAATGCTCTTGAGATTAAAGAGGCGATTGACACACTTAAAGGACAGGGGCCAGAAGATTTAACAGAGCTTTGTTTCGTCTTAGGCAGCAAAATGATTGTAGCCGGCAAGAAGGCTGATTCAATTGAAGAGGCTCGAAAGATGTTAGAGAAAGTCATTGCGGATGGTTCGGCTTTAGAATTGTTCGGCAAGTTAATCGAAGCACAAGGCGGAGATGCTCGTATAATCCACGACACATCTTTATTGCCAACAGCTAAATACGAAATCGAAGTTCCGGCGCTTGCCTCCGGCACAATTTCAAAAATGGAGGCAGATGAAATTGGTGTCGCTGCAATGCTTCTTGGAGCAGGTAGAGCGACGAAGGAAGACGAAATCGATCTCGCTGTCGGTATTATTTTGAATAAAAAAATCGGCGATTCTGTTGCAACGGGTGAGCCTTTAGCTACTATTCATTCAAATAATGAAAACGTAGCAAAATCCATTGAATTGATCCAAAAACATATTCATATTTCAGACAACGTACAAGAAAAACCTGAGTTAATTAAGAAATTAATAACAGAATGA
- the scpB gene encoding SMC-Scp complex subunit ScpB, which yields METIDDRIIGMLESFLFIAGDDGLTLKNISTLLQTDDETAAIIAEQLRLNYENRSGSGITLRLYGGSYRLVTKAEYADDILRMLENPTRNPITQASLEVLAIIAYKQPVTRVEIDDLRGVKSDGPIQTLVAKGFIMEKGRLESSGRPILYGTTELFLDKFGLESIDMLPPLLEGDVESFGDTDLFLTKFQEAFEMTDEGGNSD from the coding sequence ATGGAAACAATCGATGATCGGATTATCGGCATGCTTGAAAGTTTTTTATTCATAGCAGGGGACGACGGCTTAACATTAAAAAATATTTCAACATTGCTTCAAACCGATGACGAAACAGCCGCCATCATAGCTGAGCAACTTCGTTTAAACTATGAAAATCGATCGGGTTCGGGCATTACCTTGCGCCTATACGGTGGTTCCTATCGCCTCGTAACGAAGGCTGAATATGCAGATGATATATTGCGTATGCTCGAAAATCCGACAAGAAATCCTATTACACAAGCCTCACTTGAGGTTTTGGCCATTATAGCGTATAAACAGCCCGTGACACGGGTAGAAATAGATGATCTACGAGGCGTGAAATCCGATGGTCCAATACAAACTCTCGTAGCTAAAGGATTCATTATGGAAAAAGGGCGCTTGGAAAGTAGCGGAAGACCAATCCTTTATGGGACAACAGAATTGTTTTTGGATAAATTCGGGTTAGAGTCCATTGATATGTTGCCACCGCTTTTGGAAGGTGATGTTGAATCGTTTGGAGACACAGATTTGTTTTTGACAAAATTCCAAGAAGCATTCGAAATGACTGATGAAGGAGGAAACAGTGATTGA
- the lysA gene encoding diaminopimelate decarboxylase — translation MHLYGTQSVNELGHLTIGGVDTVDLAQVYGTPLLVYDIALFRERANGFKDTFKKAGIKAQVAYASKAFSSIAIYEIAKEMDLSLDVVSGGELYTAVAADFPREKIHFHGNNKSYSELQYAFDEKIGCIVVDNFFEIEMIKEISETRQQKMQVLLRVTPGVNAETHDFITTGQEDSKFGFDLKNGQADDSFLQLYNHPYITLLGMHCHIGSQIFETDAFRIAAEALMDKMIEWRDKFKFTCSVLNLGGGFGIRYTVEDKPLPPSKYVEEMENVVLSMTRKHNYPLPEIWIEPGRSLVGDAGTTLYTTGSMKEVPGVRTYVAVDGGMSDNIRPALYGAKYTAVTANRMMAPHSDKVTIAGKCCESGDKIIEDAFIAEPEDGDLLAVFCTGAYTYSMASNYNRLPKPAIVFCENGQHQLVVRRETYEDIIRLDVPLQKTGQEVSL, via the coding sequence ATGCACCTATATGGAACACAATCGGTGAATGAACTTGGCCATTTGACGATAGGCGGCGTGGATACGGTTGACCTTGCCCAGGTATATGGGACGCCTTTGCTTGTCTATGACATCGCTCTATTTAGGGAACGTGCTAATGGATTTAAAGATACATTTAAAAAAGCTGGCATCAAAGCCCAGGTTGCATATGCAAGTAAAGCTTTTTCTTCCATTGCGATATATGAGATTGCAAAAGAGATGGACCTCTCTCTCGATGTCGTTTCAGGAGGAGAATTATATACGGCGGTTGCAGCTGATTTCCCACGCGAAAAGATTCATTTTCACGGGAATAATAAAAGCTATAGCGAGTTACAATATGCATTCGACGAAAAAATAGGATGTATTGTAGTTGACAACTTTTTTGAAATAGAAATGATTAAGGAAATCTCGGAAACGCGTCAACAGAAAATGCAAGTCTTGTTACGTGTTACTCCTGGAGTCAATGCTGAAACACATGATTTCATCACTACTGGACAGGAGGATTCCAAGTTCGGTTTCGATTTGAAGAACGGACAGGCAGATGATTCATTCTTGCAATTGTACAACCATCCATACATTACTTTGTTAGGAATGCATTGCCATATCGGTTCACAAATTTTCGAAACAGATGCATTCCGTATTGCGGCGGAGGCATTAATGGATAAAATGATTGAGTGGCGCGATAAATTTAAATTCACTTGTTCTGTCCTTAATCTTGGTGGCGGATTTGGAATTCGCTATACGGTTGAAGACAAACCACTTCCTCCATCTAAATACGTAGAGGAAATGGAAAATGTCGTTTTATCGATGACAAGAAAGCATAATTATCCACTACCTGAAATCTGGATTGAACCGGGTCGATCACTTGTAGGGGATGCTGGTACAACTCTTTACACAACCGGAAGCATGAAAGAAGTGCCGGGTGTAAGGACTTATGTTGCTGTCGATGGAGGTATGTCGGATAATATTCGGCCTGCTCTTTATGGCGCGAAATATACGGCTGTTACAGCTAATCGGATGATGGCTCCACATTCCGATAAAGTAACGATTGCCGGAAAATGCTGTGAATCCGGTGACAAGATCATTGAGGACGCCTTCATTGCTGAACCTGAGGATGGCGACCTCCTTGCTGTTTTCTGTACAGGAGCATACACATACTCCATGGCCAGCAACTATAATCGTCTCCCGAAGCCAGCAATTGTATTTTGTGAAAACGGACAGCACCAATTAGTTGTCCGAAGGGAAACTTATGAAGATATTATTAGACTGGACGTACCGCTTCAAAAGACGGGGCAGGAAGTATCATTATGA
- a CDS encoding SigF/SigG family RNA polymerase sporulation sigma factor, which translates to MDTSVERQDALLSQEKMRVLIQQSQEGDKDARRMMVEGNTRLVWSIVQRFASRGADLEDLFQIGCIGLMKSIDKFDLTYDVKFSTYAVPMIVGEIQRFLRDDGMVKVSRSIRELSFKIRHATDNYIKHHGKSPSVSEIAEALDVTVDEVILASDALRDPASLHEQLYENEGDSLTLMDQLRDDRSERFFDHIPLRDVVSKLNKRDQTIIYMRYYLDYTQSDIAERIGISQVQVSRLEKKILAQLKTWMSSQQDESDNKVRAD; encoded by the coding sequence ATGGATACATCTGTTGAAAGACAAGATGCTCTTTTGTCCCAGGAAAAAATGAGGGTTCTTATCCAGCAGTCCCAGGAGGGGGATAAGGACGCAAGACGCATGATGGTAGAAGGCAATACAAGATTAGTGTGGTCCATTGTACAGCGTTTTGCTTCTCGTGGAGCGGATCTTGAAGACCTGTTCCAAATTGGCTGTATTGGACTTATGAAATCGATAGACAAATTCGACTTGACTTATGATGTGAAATTCTCCACATATGCGGTGCCGATGATCGTAGGGGAAATCCAACGATTCTTAAGGGATGACGGCATGGTGAAAGTAAGTAGATCGATTCGTGAATTAAGCTTCAAAATCCGACATGCAACGGATAACTATATTAAGCATCATGGTAAATCGCCTTCCGTCTCTGAAATAGCAGAGGCATTAGATGTGACTGTAGATGAAGTGATTTTAGCATCAGACGCATTAAGAGACCCTGCATCCCTTCATGAGCAACTATATGAAAATGAAGGAGATAGTTTGACATTGATGGATCAGCTTCGGGACGACCGTTCTGAAAGATTCTTCGATCATATTCCTCTTAGAGATGTAGTTTCAAAACTTAATAAACGAGATCAGACGATCATCTATATGAGGTATTACCTTGACTACACACAAAGTGATATTGCCGAAAGGATCGGCATTTCACAAGTTCAGGTTTCCCGGTTGGAAAAAAAGATACTTGCCCAATTAAAGACATGGATGAGCTCACAACAAGATGAAAGTGACAATAAAGTGAGGGCTGACTAA
- a CDS encoding DUF309 domain-containing protein, with translation MEFYYHPLFLKFIGYFNWNQDYFECHEVLEEYWKSIPNYTKEHPLTAYILLSTGLYHWRRGNFTGAYRTLVKAQKKMTAFPLSNGIEFINYKKLLNDMEQSIEKVKKKESFFPFTLSLNSEKLKKVVDETVATMDLLPRNSDAVIHKHMLRDRTDILLEREKKKGRPN, from the coding sequence ATGGAATTTTATTATCATCCGTTATTCTTAAAGTTTATTGGTTATTTTAATTGGAATCAAGACTACTTCGAATGCCATGAAGTGTTGGAAGAATATTGGAAATCTATCCCTAATTATACGAAAGAGCATCCGCTAACTGCATATATTTTATTATCTACAGGACTCTATCATTGGAGAAGGGGGAATTTCACCGGTGCTTATCGTACACTTGTAAAAGCACAGAAAAAGATGACAGCTTTTCCCTTATCCAATGGTATCGAATTCATCAATTACAAGAAACTATTAAATGACATGGAGCAATCGATAGAAAAAGTTAAGAAAAAAGAGTCTTTTTTTCCATTTACTTTATCTTTGAACTCCGAAAAACTAAAAAAGGTAGTCGATGAAACCGTAGCTACGATGGATTTACTCCCTCGAAACAGTGATGCTGTCATTCATAAACATATGCTAAGGGATCGTACTGATATTCTTCTTGAACGGGAAAAGAAAAAGGGCAGACCAAATTGA